One window of Alteromonas sp. LMIT006 genomic DNA carries:
- the bioA gene encoding adenosylmethionine--8-amino-7-oxononanoate transaminase, which produces MNNIDYDKAHIWHPYTSATEPLPCYEVSKTDGVHITLASGEMLIDGMSSWWAAIHGYNHPHINAAVKRQVDEFSHIMFGGLTHEPAIKLAKQLLAMVPEGLNRVFFADSGSVSVEVAIKMALQYFACQGQPHKHKILSPRNGYHGDTFAAMSVCDPINGMHSLFKNVLAEQIFVPAPQTRFGQTWNEDELAPLVDTLNDHHHEIAAIILEPVVQGAGGMRLYHPEYVRRVRQLCDEYNILLIADEIATGFGRTGKLFACEHAGITPDILCLGKALTGGYMTMAATLCTEDVALGVCQGAPGVFMHGPTYMGNPLACAVASASLELIASGAWQAQVAQIEQALQAYLPRCAELPQVADVRILGAIGVVETKTPVDVAKIQAHFVQQGVWIRPFGKLVYIMPPFISEPEHIKALCDAIYTGVQI; this is translated from the coding sequence ATGAACAACATCGATTACGACAAAGCCCACATCTGGCACCCCTATACCTCGGCAACTGAGCCATTGCCTTGCTATGAGGTGAGCAAAACCGATGGCGTGCATATCACCCTTGCCAGTGGGGAGATGCTCATCGATGGGATGTCATCGTGGTGGGCGGCGATCCACGGTTACAACCACCCACATATCAATGCCGCAGTGAAGCGTCAGGTCGATGAGTTTTCGCATATTATGTTTGGTGGTTTGACCCATGAGCCAGCCATTAAACTGGCTAAACAGTTATTGGCTATGGTACCTGAGGGGTTAAATCGCGTATTTTTTGCCGACTCAGGATCCGTATCGGTTGAAGTCGCCATTAAGATGGCGTTGCAATATTTTGCCTGCCAAGGTCAGCCACACAAACACAAAATTCTCTCGCCGCGCAATGGCTATCACGGTGATACGTTTGCGGCCATGTCGGTGTGTGATCCCATCAATGGCATGCACTCGTTATTTAAAAATGTGCTCGCTGAGCAAATTTTTGTGCCCGCGCCACAAACCCGTTTTGGCCAAACGTGGAACGAAGATGAGCTAGCCCCTCTTGTTGATACACTCAATGATCATCATCACGAAATCGCCGCCATTATATTGGAGCCCGTCGTACAAGGTGCTGGTGGGATGCGCCTGTATCACCCTGAGTATGTGCGTCGAGTAAGACAACTATGCGATGAGTATAATATTTTGTTGATCGCCGATGAAATCGCCACGGGCTTTGGACGTACTGGGAAGTTATTTGCCTGCGAACACGCTGGCATTACCCCTGATATTTTGTGTCTGGGTAAAGCCCTGACAGGCGGGTATATGACCATGGCTGCGACCTTGTGCACCGAAGATGTGGCCTTAGGGGTGTGCCAAGGCGCCCCCGGAGTGTTTATGCATGGCCCGACGTATATGGGCAATCCTTTGGCTTGTGCTGTGGCCTCGGCGTCGCTAGAACTTATCGCCAGCGGAGCATGGCAGGCACAGGTGGCGCAAATTGAACAGGCCCTTCAGGCCTATTTACCCCGGTGCGCTGAGTTACCTCAGGTCGCTGATGTCCGGATTTTGGGTGCAATTGGTGTGGTAGAAACCAAAACCCCCGTAGATGTGGCCAAAATCCAAGCGCATTTTGTGCAACAAGGCGTGTGGATCCGCCCTTTTGGCAAATTAGTGTACATCATGCCGCCGTTTATCAGTGAACCAGAGCACATTAAAGCCTTATGTGATGCGATATATACTGGGGTGCAAATTTAG
- the asnS gene encoding asparagine--tRNA ligase yields MAYAAVTDVLNGTYAIGDTVTVKGWVRTRRDSKAGLSFVALHDGSCFDPVQVIALNTLANYDEVTRLTAGCSLEVDATVKASEGQGQALELEANDIRVIGWVENPDTYPMAAKRHSIEYLREHAHLRPRTNVIGAVTRVRNCLSQAVHRFFHERGYMWISTPILTASDTEGAGEMFRVSTLDMMNIPRDDKGEVDYSEDFFGKETFLTVSGQLNVETYCTAMSKVYTFGPTFRAENSNTSRHLAEFWMVEPEVAFADLNTIAGLAEDMLKYVFKAVLEERADDMAFFAQRINKDAISRLEKVIEQDFVRMDYTDAITILENCGKDFEFPVSWGIDLSSEHERYLAEEHVGAPIIMQNYPKDIKAFYMRLNDDGKTVAAMDVLAPGIGEIIGGSQREERLDVFDARLAEMGLSKEDYSWYRDLRRYGTVPHAGFGLGFERLVAYVTGMQNVRDVIPFPRTPGNANY; encoded by the coding sequence ATGGCGTATGCCGCAGTGACTGATGTACTAAACGGTACTTATGCAATCGGTGATACGGTCACCGTAAAAGGTTGGGTGCGCACCCGACGCGATTCTAAAGCTGGTTTGTCTTTCGTTGCATTGCACGATGGCAGCTGTTTTGATCCCGTACAAGTCATTGCCCTCAATACCCTCGCCAATTACGATGAAGTCACTCGATTAACTGCGGGCTGTTCATTAGAAGTGGATGCCACCGTCAAAGCCTCCGAAGGGCAAGGCCAAGCGCTTGAGCTTGAGGCCAACGACATTCGCGTGATCGGTTGGGTCGAAAACCCAGACACCTACCCTATGGCGGCCAAACGCCATTCGATTGAATACCTTCGCGAACATGCACACCTTCGCCCTCGTACCAATGTCATTGGCGCAGTGACACGAGTGCGCAACTGTTTGAGCCAAGCCGTGCACCGTTTCTTCCATGAGCGTGGCTATATGTGGATCTCAACACCGATCCTAACCGCTTCAGATACTGAAGGTGCCGGTGAAATGTTCCGCGTCTCAACCTTGGACATGATGAACATTCCACGCGATGACAAAGGCGAAGTGGACTATTCGGAAGACTTTTTTGGCAAAGAGACCTTCCTGACCGTATCGGGTCAGCTCAACGTCGAAACTTATTGTACAGCGATGTCCAAAGTATATACCTTTGGCCCCACTTTCCGTGCCGAGAACTCCAATACGTCGCGCCATTTGGCCGAGTTTTGGATGGTTGAGCCAGAAGTCGCGTTTGCCGATTTGAATACCATCGCCGGTCTGGCCGAAGACATGCTGAAATATGTATTCAAAGCGGTATTAGAAGAACGCGCCGACGATATGGCGTTTTTTGCTCAGCGCATCAATAAAGACGCCATCTCCCGCTTAGAGAAAGTCATCGAACAAGATTTTGTGCGCATGGATTACACCGATGCGATCACGATTTTGGAAAACTGTGGCAAGGACTTTGAATTCCCTGTTTCTTGGGGCATTGATTTGTCATCAGAGCACGAGCGCTATTTGGCAGAAGAGCACGTTGGTGCGCCGATCATCATGCAAAATTATCCCAAAGACATTAAAGCATTTTACATGCGCCTAAACGATGACGGTAAAACCGTTGCCGCGATGGATGTCTTGGCGCCAGGGATTGGTGAAATCATTGGTGGCTCTCAACGGGAAGAGCGTTTGGATGTCTTTGATGCGCGTTTAGCAGAAATGGGACTGAGCAAAGAAGATTACAGCTGGTATCGTGACTTGCGTCGCTATGGTACCGTACCTCACGCAGGTTTCGGTTTGGGCTTCGAACGACTGGTTGCCTATGTCACAGGTATGCAGAATGTGCGTGATGTGATCCCCTTCCCACGCACACCGGGTAATGCGAACTACTGA
- a CDS encoding DUF2202 domain-containing protein, producing MKCRMMFLLGAMTSLINCGGNHNTVPTPLASTNQNQSQQTANTNPLSAQLSQLPLGTLSPLETEGLVLMREEEKLAHDVYLSLFELYGTPIFKNIGDSEQTHTDAVAQLLIRYGIDDPVQNTAIGAFTNDEFTYLYNGFVQSGDVSELEALYVGIEIEELDIYDIDRLSQDVYDNDDILLVYSNLIKGSRNHLRAFYKQIQNNQGSYTPKYISQSLFDEIVNSPVEKN from the coding sequence ATGAAATGTAGAATGATGTTCTTATTAGGTGCCATGACATCGCTCATCAATTGTGGTGGGAATCATAACACGGTCCCAACGCCGTTGGCTTCAACCAATCAAAATCAAAGCCAACAAACCGCCAACACGAACCCATTGTCAGCTCAACTTTCGCAACTGCCCTTAGGGACACTTTCTCCACTTGAGACAGAGGGGTTAGTGCTGATGAGAGAAGAGGAAAAACTCGCGCACGATGTATACCTGTCGTTATTCGAACTATATGGTACACCTATTTTTAAAAATATCGGTGACAGTGAACAAACGCATACCGATGCGGTGGCACAATTGCTGATTCGGTACGGCATTGACGATCCTGTACAAAACACGGCAATCGGTGCCTTTACCAATGATGAATTTACGTATTTATACAATGGATTTGTGCAATCGGGTGATGTATCCGAATTAGAGGCTTTGTATGTTGGTATAGAAATCGAAGAATTGGATATTTATGATATTGACCGGCTGAGTCAGGATGTGTATGACAATGATGATATCTTATTGGTATATAGCAATTTGATAAAAGGGTCCAGAAATCATCTGCGAGCTTTTTACAAACAAATTCAAAACAACCAAGGCAGCTACACACCGAAATACATTTCACAGTCATTATTTGATGAAATCGTTAATTCACCGGTTGAAAAAAATTAG